One genomic segment of Agromyces intestinalis includes these proteins:
- a CDS encoding MFS transporter — protein sequence MSRVISARSFWQSLPTEGRWLLSTVAFQTLGRGLTLPFTIIYLHEVRGFSLGMSGFLMSLIAIVALVIAGPGGTLIDRYGARVVLLVGLAAMIVGCTILAYATHPFVAGVALVLIGVNFGVSWIGFNALIATIVHGEVRQQYFGVNFALINLGIGVGGIIGGFFVDVTRPETFTIIFLVDAATSLIPMALLLGPLRKVRTQGEPDPAAPDAPAEGYRQILRRPEVLWVSLLTFVAMFIGYGQMEGGFPAFARQVSGVSTQVIGFSFAVNTAVIVLLQFTVLKFISGRRRTRVMQVMALVWAASWLILGATGLLPDTLAAAIGVLAFMGVFAFGETMLQPTVPAVYNDLASDRSRGRYNAINSAAFQGGAITGPIAAGLLLDHGLQAGYIATMVIGCFAIAVLAIALERRITPAVNGVREPEPAAKPAE from the coding sequence ATGTCCCGAGTGATCAGCGCGCGCTCCTTCTGGCAGTCCCTTCCCACCGAGGGGCGCTGGCTGCTGTCGACGGTCGCGTTCCAGACCCTCGGCCGCGGGCTCACCCTGCCGTTCACGATCATCTACCTGCACGAGGTGCGCGGGTTCAGCCTCGGCATGTCGGGGTTCCTGATGAGCCTGATCGCGATCGTCGCGCTGGTCATCGCGGGGCCCGGCGGCACCCTCATCGACCGGTACGGTGCACGTGTCGTGCTGTTGGTCGGGCTCGCCGCGATGATCGTCGGGTGCACGATCCTCGCCTACGCGACGCATCCGTTCGTCGCCGGCGTCGCACTCGTGCTCATCGGCGTGAACTTCGGCGTCTCGTGGATCGGCTTCAACGCCCTCATCGCGACCATCGTTCACGGCGAGGTGCGCCAGCAGTACTTCGGCGTGAACTTCGCGCTCATCAACCTCGGCATCGGCGTGGGCGGCATCATCGGCGGGTTCTTCGTCGACGTCACGCGACCCGAGACCTTCACGATCATCTTCCTGGTGGATGCCGCGACGAGCCTCATCCCGATGGCGCTGCTGCTCGGGCCGCTGCGCAAGGTGCGCACGCAGGGCGAGCCCGACCCCGCGGCACCCGACGCGCCCGCAGAGGGGTACCGGCAGATCCTGCGCCGCCCCGAGGTGCTCTGGGTCAGCCTGCTCACGTTCGTCGCGATGTTCATCGGCTACGGGCAGATGGAGGGCGGGTTCCCGGCGTTCGCGCGGCAGGTTTCGGGCGTGTCGACGCAGGTCATCGGCTTCTCGTTCGCCGTGAACACCGCCGTCATCGTGCTGCTGCAGTTCACCGTGCTGAAGTTCATCAGCGGCCGGCGTCGCACCCGCGTGATGCAGGTCATGGCGCTGGTGTGGGCGGCCTCGTGGCTCATCCTCGGAGCGACGGGCCTGTTGCCCGACACGCTCGCTGCGGCGATCGGCGTGCTCGCGTTCATGGGCGTGTTCGCGTTCGGCGAGACCATGCTGCAACCGACCGTGCCGGCGGTCTACAACGACCTCGCGAGCGACCGCAGCCGCGGGCGCTACAACGCGATCAACTCGGCGGCGTTCCAGGGCGGCGCCATCACCGGGCCGATCGCGGCGGGCCTACTGCTCGACCACGGCCTGCAAGCGGGGTACATCGCGACGATGGTGATCGGATGCTTCGCCATCGCGGTGCTCGCCATCGCCCTCGAGCGACGCATCACCCCCGCAGTGAACGGCG
- a CDS encoding aromatic ring-opening dioxygenase LigA, with protein MTEEQFETGGTTLSRGQVNVVRLTGLAGIVGGIAMVVVAILAWISVSNQLRAEDIVIPDDAPIFAGKVVDGPIDAFIQAGVIDMHAREMADGKTYAELDREDPLRATVMNASFLRASLFTSVIAFGVALMAGGVGLLFILFGWSLRVVVPPFPKQT; from the coding sequence ATGACCGAAGAGCAGTTCGAGACCGGCGGAACGACGCTGAGCCGCGGCCAGGTGAACGTGGTGCGCCTGACCGGGCTCGCGGGCATCGTGGGCGGCATCGCGATGGTCGTCGTCGCGATCTTGGCGTGGATCTCGGTGTCGAACCAGCTGCGCGCCGAAGACATCGTGATCCCCGACGACGCGCCGATCTTCGCGGGCAAGGTCGTCGACGGCCCGATCGACGCGTTCATCCAGGCGGGCGTCATCGACATGCATGCCCGCGAGATGGCCGACGGCAAGACCTACGCCGAGCTCGACCGTGAGGATCCGCTGCGGGCGACCGTCATGAACGCCTCGTTCCTGCGCGCGTCGCTGTTCACGTCCGTCATCGCGTTCGGCGTCGCGCTCATGGCGGGCGGCGTCGGGTTGCTGTTCATCCTGTTCGGATGGTCGCTGCGGGTCGTCGTACCGCCGTTCCCGAAGCAGACGTAG
- a CDS encoding nitroreductase family protein gives MTLVTELTSRKADTTAPLIDPLVERWSPRAYDPAAEVSVDLLRTILEAARWAPSANNSQPWRFIVARRGTDAFATVHGALMGFNREWADSAAVLIVNVAETADDEGRPRPWGRYDLGQAVAHLTVQAQHEGLHTHQMGGFDAARIADAFGLAANLEVVSITAIGVLGDVDALSAPLREREVAPRSRKPLEELVVAAA, from the coding sequence ATGACCCTCGTCACCGAACTCACCTCACGCAAGGCCGACACGACCGCCCCGCTCATCGACCCGCTCGTCGAGCGCTGGAGTCCGCGCGCGTACGACCCCGCGGCTGAGGTGTCGGTCGACCTGCTGCGCACCATCCTCGAGGCCGCCCGCTGGGCGCCGTCGGCGAACAACTCGCAGCCGTGGCGGTTCATCGTCGCCCGCCGCGGCACCGACGCGTTCGCGACCGTGCACGGCGCGCTGATGGGCTTCAACCGCGAGTGGGCCGACTCGGCCGCCGTGCTCATCGTGAACGTGGCCGAGACCGCCGACGACGAGGGCCGGCCGCGCCCGTGGGGCCGCTACGACCTCGGCCAGGCCGTGGCGCACCTCACCGTGCAGGCGCAGCACGAGGGCCTGCACACGCACCAGATGGGCGGGTTCGACGCCGCCCGCATCGCCGATGCCTTCGGCCTCGCCGCGAACCTCGAAGTCGTCTCGATCACCGCGATCGGCGTGCTCGGCGACGTCGACGCGCTCTCCGCACCGCTGCGCGAGCGCGAGGTCGCCCCTCGATCGCGCAAGCCGCTCGAAGAGCTGGTGGTCGCGGCCGCATAG
- a CDS encoding threonine aldolase family protein → MNQLHDTAIRGFASDNYSGVHPEVLDAIATANGGHQVAYGEDQYTERLQQVFAQHFGEGVEAFPVFNGTGANVTALQSMLPRWGAVISAKTAHINSDEGGAPERVGGMKLLTVEAPDGKLTPELVDREAWGWGDEHRAQPLVVSITQTTELGTAYTADEIRALADHVHGHGMKLHLDGARLANAAASLDLPLRAFTRDAGVDVLSFGGTKNGALGAEAIVVLNPEASDGLVYLRKLNMQLASKMRFVSAQLIALLDGDLWLRSAAHANAMASRLRDALDAGIASGELHGLGFTQATQSNGVFATLPDGAADRLRARGFRFYDWDASRNEVRWMCSFDTTEADIDAFVSAIGEELTA, encoded by the coding sequence GTGAACCAGCTCCACGACACCGCCATCCGCGGCTTCGCCTCCGACAACTACTCCGGTGTGCACCCCGAGGTGCTCGACGCCATCGCGACCGCGAACGGCGGCCACCAGGTCGCCTACGGCGAAGACCAGTACACCGAGCGCCTGCAGCAGGTGTTCGCGCAGCACTTCGGCGAGGGCGTCGAGGCGTTCCCGGTGTTCAACGGCACGGGCGCGAACGTGACCGCGCTGCAGTCGATGCTGCCGCGCTGGGGCGCCGTCATCAGCGCGAAGACCGCGCACATCAACTCCGACGAGGGCGGAGCGCCCGAGCGCGTCGGCGGCATGAAGCTGCTGACCGTCGAGGCGCCCGACGGCAAGCTCACGCCCGAGCTCGTCGACCGCGAGGCGTGGGGCTGGGGCGACGAGCACCGCGCGCAACCGCTCGTCGTGTCGATCACGCAGACCACCGAGCTGGGCACCGCGTACACCGCCGACGAGATCCGCGCGCTGGCCGACCACGTGCACGGGCACGGCATGAAACTGCACCTCGACGGCGCTCGTCTCGCGAACGCGGCGGCCTCGCTCGATCTGCCGCTGCGCGCGTTCACGCGCGACGCCGGCGTCGACGTGCTGAGCTTCGGCGGCACCAAGAACGGCGCGCTCGGCGCCGAGGCGATCGTGGTGCTGAACCCCGAGGCATCCGACGGACTCGTCTACCTGCGCAAGCTGAACATGCAGCTCGCGTCGAAGATGCGGTTCGTGTCGGCGCAGCTGATCGCGCTGCTCGACGGCGATCTGTGGCTGCGCAGCGCCGCGCACGCGAACGCGATGGCGAGCCGCCTGCGTGACGCGCTCGACGCCGGCATCGCGTCGGGCGAACTGCACGGGCTCGGGTTCACGCAGGCGACCCAGTCGAACGGGGTCTTCGCAACGCTGCCCGACGGCGCGGCCGACCGGCTGCGCGCGCGCGGGTTCCGCTTCTACGACTGGGATGCCTCGCGCAACGAGGTGCGCTGGATGTGCTCGTTCGACACGACCGAGGCCGACATCGACGCGTTCGTGTCAGCGATCGGCGAGGAGCTCACCGCCTGA